The following proteins are co-located in the Coffea eugenioides isolate CCC68of unplaced genomic scaffold, Ceug_1.0 ScVebR1_25;HRSCAF=112, whole genome shotgun sequence genome:
- the LOC113757001 gene encoding cytochrome P450 71A3-like: MAFVLDLTFSSLLPVALLLLTLFIWFYASSKPQQRLPPSPPKFPVVGNLFQLGLYPHRKLQSLSRKYGSLMLVHFGSKPVVVASSADAACEIMRTHDLVFANRPKTSIFDRLLYGSKDIGASPYGEYWRQVRSICVLQLLSHKRVQSFRYVREEETSLIVEKITSFSASSPPLSAINLSDLLMTLTNDVICRVALGRKYSDREDGSKSMQIVKEFVELLGTTDIGDFVPWLGWLRHLNDLDDKVEKVVKQLDEFLEGVIKEHKDRKNGKANTDDGIEGKGSDLVDILLEIQGEKSTGFTLELDSLKAIILDMFAAGTDTTYTVMEWAMTELLRHPEILEKLQTEVRQVAQGKPEISEDDLDKMDYLKAVIKETLRLHTPVPLLVPRESTQHGMNQKITKKVLIVILVCRWPDIGGV; this comes from the exons ATGGCGTTTGTTTTGGATCTTAcattttcctctcttcttcccGTGGCTTTGCTACTTCTAACCCTTTTCATATGGTTCTATGCTTCTTCTAAACCCCAACAAAGGTTACCACCTTCTCCACCGAAGTTTCCAGTTGTTGGAAATCTTTTCCAACTCGGGCTATATCCTCACCGCAAACTTCAATCATTATCAAGAAAATATGGTTCCCTCATGCTGGTTCATTTTGGCAGCAAGCCCGTGGTTGTTGCTTCTTCAGCTGATGCAGCTTGTGAAATCATGAGAACCCATGATTTAGTCTTTGCTAACAGGCCTAAAACAAGCATATTTGATAGGCTTCTATATGGCAGCAAGGATATTGGAGCCTCACCTTACGGTGAGTATTGGAGGCAAGTGAGAAGTATTTGTGTGCTTCAGCTTCTAAGTCATAAGAGGGTTCAATCATTTCGATATGTAAGAGAGGAAGAGACTTCACTTATCGTTGAAAAGATTACAAGTTTTTCGGCTTCTTCGCCACCTTTATCGGCCATAAACTTGAGTGATCTTCTTATGACACTGACAAATGATGTGATTTGTAGGGTGGCCTTGGGGAGGAAGTACAGTGATAGGGAAGATGGGAGCAAAAGTATGCAAATCGTGAAGGAATTTGTTGAGTTGTTAGGTACTACTGATATAGGAGATTTTGTTCCATGGCTTGGATGGTTGAGACATCTTAATGATTTGGATGATAAAGTGGAAAAAGTTGTTAAGCAACTTGATGAATTTCTGGAGGGTGTCATTAAGGAGCACAAAGATAGGAAAAATGGAAAGGCTAACACTGATGATGGTATAGAGGGAAAAGGCTCAGATTTGGTGGATATCTTGCTTGAAATTCAGGGGGAAAAGTCGACAGGCTTTACACTCGAACTTGACAGTCTCAAAGCAATCATTTTG GACATGTTCGCAGCTGGGACTGATACGACATACACAGTTATGGAGTGGGCAATGACCGAACTTTTGAGGCACCCAGAAATCTTGGAGAAATTGCAGACTGAGGTGAGACAAGTAGCTCAAGGAAAACCAGAAATCTCTGAGGATGATCTGGACAAAATGGACTACTTAAAAGCAGTGATCAAGGAGACCTTACGACTTCATACGCCAGTCCCACTACTCGTTCCTCGAGAATCAACACAACACG gaatgaatcagaaaattaccaaaaagg TGTTaattgttattttggtttgtcGGTGGCCTGATATTGGTGGTGTGTGA